The following are encoded together in the Humulus lupulus chromosome 5, drHumLupu1.1, whole genome shotgun sequence genome:
- the LOC133778869 gene encoding protein DEFECTIVE IN MERISTEM SILENCING 3-like: protein MAAIEAIKEVIWFRGFSNELGLNSEDITGYCNSQSALHLIKNPMFHERSKHIDIKLHFIREVIARKEVRAKKVNTDENPTDMLTKVILSNHIHWVSQITCFSNHLSTKEEVMENIEKIGNSAAAVLCNISRIIPFQEQEDHLMKDIIGVVALLGRVHSRRLSRILSKYLGADQMLAVVARSFETAILLEKYKQTGEVDRCHGLHVEAAILDKFIDGRFIVMCFDNISPFRGGVKSGSQRKLALSRPRLIDGTIPKGFLGFAVNRIDLDEDMLSIKNNSGHGLRETLFYHLLGQLHVYETGEDMLAARACIEHGSVSLDGGILKGNSVISFGFISDPGVCFQVVTTNNEMLHYQENLKLLKEKKKSELRTINDEIEQVMKKRSKVLTKFEKIKSEFNKFMDDWERFERTPQGLSSKVSLYGELISTISTSFLI from the exons ATGGCAGCTATAGAGGCGATAAAGGAAGTTATTTGGTTCAGAGGTTTCAGCAATGAGTTGGGGTTAAATTCAGAAGACATTACTGGCTACTGTAATAGTCAAAGTGCTTTACATCTCATAAAAAATCCTATGTTTCATGAGAGGTCAAAACACATTGACATCAAGTTACATTTTATAAGAGAAGTCATAGCGAGAAAGGAAGTTCGGGCTAAAAAGGTCAACACAGATGAGAATCCAACTGATATGTTGACTAAAGTG aTTCTATCGAACCATATCCATTGGGTTTCTCAAATCACTTGTTTCTCAAATCACTTGTCCACTAAAGAGGAAGTGATGGAGAATATTGAAAAGATAGGAAACTCAGCCGCTGCGGTTCTTTGCAATATTTCTAGGATAATTCCATTTCAAGAGCAAGAGGATCATTTAATGAAAGACATAATAGGAGTGGTTGCTCTACTTGGAAGAGTTCATTCTAGGCGGCTTAGCAG gatATTGTCAAAATACTTGGGTGCAGATCAAATGCTTGCTGTTGTCGCTAGATCTTTCGAAACTGCTATTCTTCTTGAAAAGTATAAACAAACTGGAGAAGTTGACCGTTGCCATGGTCTTCATGTAGAAGCTGCCATTCTTGACAAATTTATAGATGGTCGATTTATTGTCATGTGCTTTGACAATATAAG TCCATTCAGAGGTGGCGTCAAGAGTGGCTCTCAGAGGAAGCTGGCTTTATCACGTCCTCGTCTTATCGATGGAACCATTCCAAAAGGTTTTCTGGGATTTGCTGTAAATAGGATTGACTTAGATGAAGATATGTTGTCCATAAAGAACAACTCAGGTCATGGTCTTAGAGAGACCTTATTCTATCACCTTCTTGGTCAACTCCATGTTTACGAAACCGGGGAGGACATGCTAGCCGCTCGTGCTTGTATAGAACACGGCTCTGTGTCTCTAGATGGTGGAATATTGAAAGGAAACAGTGTAATATCTTTTGGATTTATTAG tGATCCAGGAGTATGTTTTCAAGTTGTGACAACAAACAATGAAATGCTTCATTATCAAGAAAATTTGAAGCTgctaaaagagaagaagaagtcTGAGTTAAGAACAATCAATGATGAGATAGAACAAGTGATGAAAAAACGCAGCAAAGTTTTGACCAAGTTTGAAAAGATAAAATCAGAGTTTAACAAGTTTATGGACGATTGGGAAC GCTTCGAGAGAACACCACAA GGTCTGAGTAGTAAG GTCAGCTTATATGGGGAATTAATTTCAACAATTTCCACCTCATTCCTCATATAA